One genomic segment of Paenibacillus xylanexedens includes these proteins:
- the cyoA gene encoding ubiquinol oxidase subunit II, translated as MNKKPRSLIRIIIPVVLTLVTIALIVWPMLAGGQYVVLDPKGPIGASQRDLIVISTILCAVIIVPVLILSAVIVWRYRDKPDNKAAYEPNWSHSTKAEAIWWTVPIIIIGILAIVTIRYTYVLEPSKPLAHEKAPITIQVSSLDWKWLFMYPEQGIATVNTLNIPADRPVKFELTADSPMNSFWIPQLGGQIYTMSGMAMTLYLQADHEGKYWGSGANFTGEHFGEMRFDVNATSDEDFDKWVAEVKQSSQELTTEGYNALAEPGTSNVAYYSAFPEGLFQNIVTKYVVDGQSAHSKHGTSKEASGAIQNATDTSNQDEDKSAN; from the coding sequence ATGAACAAGAAACCTAGGTCGCTAATCCGGATTATCATTCCGGTTGTCCTGACGTTGGTTACAATTGCATTGATTGTCTGGCCAATGCTGGCAGGCGGACAGTACGTTGTTCTGGATCCGAAGGGGCCAATTGGCGCTTCGCAGAGAGATTTGATTGTCATTTCGACAATTTTGTGTGCTGTCATTATTGTGCCAGTACTCATTTTGTCTGCCGTAATCGTATGGCGTTACCGCGATAAGCCGGATAACAAAGCAGCTTATGAGCCTAACTGGTCTCATAGTACGAAGGCAGAGGCAATCTGGTGGACGGTTCCAATTATTATTATTGGAATACTTGCAATTGTAACGATTCGTTACACTTATGTTCTGGAACCTTCGAAGCCGTTGGCTCACGAGAAAGCACCAATTACCATCCAAGTGTCTTCACTGGACTGGAAATGGCTGTTTATGTATCCAGAACAAGGAATTGCAACGGTTAATACGTTGAATATTCCGGCAGATCGGCCTGTGAAATTTGAGCTCACCGCGGATTCACCGATGAACTCATTCTGGATTCCGCAGCTTGGTGGACAGATTTACACGATGTCGGGTATGGCGATGACCTTGTACTTGCAGGCAGATCACGAAGGCAAATATTGGGGTTCAGGCGCTAACTTCACAGGTGAGCATTTTGGAGAAATGCGTTTTGATGTGAATGCTACATCGGACGAAGATTTTGACAAATGGGTAGCTGAAGTGAAACAAAGTTCCCAGGAATTGACCACAGAAGGTTACAATGCACTGGCTGAGCCAGGAACAAGCAATGTTGCTTATTATTCTGCCTTCCCAGAAGGATTGTTCCAAAATATTGTGACCAAGTATGTAGTAGATGGTCAAAGTGCTCACAGTAAGCATGGAACTTCAAAAGAAGCTTCTGGAGCCATTCAAAATGCAACTGATACGTCCAATCAAGACGAGGACAAGAGTGCTAACTAA